The Equus caballus isolate H_3958 breed thoroughbred chromosome 22, TB-T2T, whole genome shotgun sequence genome window below encodes:
- the MAFB gene encoding transcription factor MafB: MAAELSMGPELPTSPLAMEYVNDFDLLKFDVKKEPLGRAERPSRPCTRLQPAGSVSSTPLSTPCSSVPSSPSFSPTEQKTHLEDLYWMASNYQQMNPEALNLTPEDAVEALIGSHPVPQPLQSFDGFRGAHHHHHHHHPHPHHAYPGAGVAHDELGPHAHPHHHHHHQASPPPSSAASPAQQLPTSHPGPGPHAAAAATAAGGSGSVEDRFSDDQLVSMSVRELNRHLRGFTKDEVIRLKQKRRTLKNRGYAQSCRYKRVQQKHHLENEKTQLIQQVEQLKQEVSRLARERDAYKVKCEKLANSGFREAGSTSDSPSSPEFFL, translated from the coding sequence ATGGCCGCGGAGCTGAGCATGGGGCCCGAGCTGCCCACCAGCCCGCTGGCCATGGAGTACGTCAACGACTTCGACCTGCTCAAGTTCGACGTAAAGAAGGAGCCGCTGGGGCGCGCGGAGCGCCCAAGTCGGCCCTGCACACGCCTGCAGCCAGCCGGCTCGGTGTCGTCCACACCGCTCAGCACACCATGTAGCTCCGTGCCCTCGTCGCCCAGCTTCAGCCCAACCGAACAGAAGACCCACCTCGAGGACCTGTACTGGATGGCGAGCAACTACCAGCAGATGAACCCCGAGGCGCTCAACTTGACGCCTGAGGACGCGGTGGAGGCGCTCATCGGTTCGCACCCGGTGCCGCAGCCGTTGCAGAGCTTCGACGGCTTCCGTGGCgcgcaccaccaccaccatcaccaccacccacacCCGCACCACGCGTACCCAGGCGCCGGCGTGGCCCACGACGAGCTGGGCCCGCACGCACACCcgcaccatcaccaccatcaccaagcTTCGCCGCCGCCGTCCAGCGCGGCCAGCCCTGCGCAGCAGCTGCCCACCAGCCACCCCGGGCCTGGGCCGCACGCGGCGGCTGCAGCGACAGCGGCTGGCGGTAGCGGCAGCGTGGAGGACCGCTTCTCTGACGACCAGCTCGTGTCCATGTCCGTGCGCGAGCTGAACCGCCACCTGCGGGGCTTCACCAAGGACGAGGTGATCCGCCTGAAGCAGAAGCGGCGGACCCTGAAGAACCGGGGCTACGCCCAGTCGTGCAGGTATAAACGCGTCCAGCAGAAACACCACCTGGAGAATGAGAAGACACAGCTCATTCAGCAGGTGGAGCAGCTTAAGCAGGAGGTGTCCCGGCTGGCCCGCGAAAGAGACGCCTACAAGGTCAAGTGCGAGAAACTCGCCAACTCCGGCTTCAGGGAGGCGGGCTCCACCAGCGACAGCCCCTCCTCTCCCGAGTTCTTTCTGTGA